A genomic region of Rhodohalobacter sp. SW132 contains the following coding sequences:
- a CDS encoding SET domain-containing protein-lysine N-methyltransferase, with the protein MKICILESAYESSDSPMKSHDMASSPESYFKGHEIEHHFLHKKTAIRRVTELVSQGFDVFVNLCDGSWDEDRAGIEVVQALERFNVPFTGAGSSFYDPTRDLMKMVCRYYGVRVPGHVIITNPDDLKTETRNLQYPLIVKHPNSYSSIGLTSSSRVENREQLLKQARIMIDRFGQAMVEEFIEGREFTVLVAENPDNPDHPAAYEPLEFLFPPGERFKHFDLKWINYSGMKTRAVEERALADQLMHASRSLFKGLNGTGYGRCDLRVNENNEAYMLEINPNCGIFYPPGAEGSADLILLNDERGHEHFVELILESAMNRVFQKPWERTFHPEYGYRIVATKDILKDELIFEHEEQKHHLVSRSHVMNNWSEEKKRWFRQYAWPISDEIYVMWSPDPDEWTPINHSCDPNVWLTGLNVTARRSIRAGEEITLDYATFCNEIMEPFSCKCGANDCRGLIKGTDYRSDFVREKYGEHVSVYVKKKTEREDSGSMS; encoded by the coding sequence ATGAAAATATGCATTCTCGAAAGCGCCTATGAATCATCGGATTCACCCATGAAATCCCACGACATGGCATCTTCACCCGAGTCATATTTTAAGGGACATGAAATCGAGCACCATTTTCTGCATAAAAAAACGGCTATCCGCCGCGTGACGGAACTGGTCTCGCAGGGTTTTGATGTTTTCGTAAACCTTTGCGACGGCAGCTGGGATGAGGACCGGGCCGGGATTGAAGTGGTGCAGGCCCTGGAGCGGTTTAACGTGCCCTTTACCGGGGCCGGCAGCTCATTCTACGACCCAACCCGCGACCTGATGAAAATGGTGTGCCGGTATTACGGGGTCAGGGTTCCCGGTCATGTGATCATCACTAACCCGGATGATCTCAAAACCGAAACACGCAATCTTCAATATCCGCTCATCGTAAAACATCCGAACAGCTACAGCAGTATCGGCCTTACGTCATCCTCACGTGTCGAAAACCGTGAACAGTTGCTCAAGCAGGCCCGGATCATGATCGACCGGTTTGGGCAAGCTATGGTGGAAGAGTTTATCGAAGGACGCGAATTCACGGTTCTTGTTGCTGAAAATCCCGATAATCCGGATCATCCGGCAGCCTATGAACCCCTTGAGTTTCTGTTTCCGCCGGGAGAACGGTTCAAGCATTTTGATCTGAAATGGATCAACTACAGTGGTATGAAAACCAGGGCGGTTGAAGAGAGAGCGCTTGCAGATCAATTGATGCATGCATCCCGAAGCCTGTTTAAAGGATTAAACGGAACCGGTTACGGGCGGTGCGATTTGCGCGTGAATGAAAATAACGAGGCCTATATGCTTGAGATCAACCCAAACTGCGGAATCTTCTATCCTCCCGGAGCTGAAGGGAGCGCCGATCTCATTCTTTTGAATGACGAACGCGGCCACGAACATTTTGTGGAACTCATTCTTGAATCAGCCATGAATCGCGTCTTCCAAAAACCATGGGAGCGGACATTTCACCCCGAATATGGTTATCGAATTGTAGCCACAAAGGATATTTTGAAGGATGAGCTCATTTTTGAACATGAGGAACAGAAACACCACCTGGTCAGTCGTTCACACGTGATGAACAACTGGAGTGAAGAAAAAAAGAGGTGGTTCAGGCAGTATGCATGGCCGATTAGCGACGAGATCTATGTGATGTGGAGTCCGGACCCCGATGAGTGGACTCCAATAAATCACTCCTGCGATCCCAATGTCTGGCTGACGGGATTGAATGTGACCGCCCGCAGATCAATCCGGGCCGGAGAGGAGATCACTCTTGACTATGCCACGTTCTGCAATGAGATCATGGAGCCTTTTTCCTGCAAGTGCGGGGCAAATGACTGTCGCGGACTGATAAAAGGAACCGATTACAGGTCGGATTTTGTGAGGGAAAAATATGGGGAGCACGTTTCAGTCTACGTTAAGAAAAAGACGGAAAGAGAGGATAGCGGGAGTATGTCATGA
- the ggt gene encoding gamma-glutamyltransferase: MIHFSSSLSVLGLLLRRSSFFVMRMLPVMLLVVVLQACEGQRSPNLTPVQQPEEQLADRFMIAAANDLAVEAGLDMLRSGGNAVDAAVAVQMMLTFVEPAESGIGGGAFMMFRNGETGEMVMFDGRETAPAAATVDRFTWLFGRPMPLYLAIPTGSSVGVPGTVAMLYEAHQQHGSLEWAELFQPAITAAAGGVPYPDQLKRQVERDFSLRFFGDLRRYLVQQSGGDEPVLRNPELSETLSRIANEGPSALLEGEIADDIVDAARSRRPRRSDITLDDLAGYEPKQREVVCGAYRGHELCGPAPPSSGGITVLQILGILEQFDIASMEPNSAEVAHLIAEASRLAFADRAIYIGDPDFTDVPVDALICPDYLRERAALIDRELAMEDPKPGSPELMEPELDDVTLPDEQETTGTSHFSIADGDDNWVSMTTSIEVPFGSRIMTNGFILNNQLTDFTFTSEIDGRPLPNRVEGGKRPRSSMSPFFVMSPDGDPRLVIGSRGGSRIIGYVVKTMVGVIDWELSVQDAINLPNVVHRGDGLELEYGTDAELAGPELKQMGHRVNITEMESGVHGIEWVQALNQWRGGADPRIRGIARGE; encoded by the coding sequence ATGATCCATTTTTCTTCAAGTTTATCTGTTTTGGGACTGCTTTTACGGCGGTCTTCTTTTTTTGTGATGAGGATGTTGCCTGTAATGCTGCTGGTAGTTGTGCTGCAGGCGTGTGAAGGTCAACGGTCTCCTAATCTAACACCCGTCCAGCAGCCTGAAGAGCAGTTGGCGGATCGATTCATGATTGCGGCTGCGAATGACCTGGCGGTTGAGGCTGGCCTGGACATGCTTCGAAGCGGCGGAAATGCAGTGGACGCAGCCGTGGCTGTGCAGATGATGCTCACTTTTGTCGAACCCGCCGAAAGCGGTATTGGAGGCGGAGCCTTCATGATGTTCCGCAACGGGGAAACCGGCGAAATGGTAATGTTCGACGGACGAGAAACGGCTCCCGCAGCCGCCACGGTAGATCGGTTCACGTGGCTGTTTGGCCGTCCCATGCCGCTATACCTTGCGATTCCGACCGGCTCCTCTGTTGGTGTGCCGGGCACTGTGGCTATGCTATACGAAGCCCATCAGCAGCACGGGAGTTTGGAATGGGCAGAGTTGTTTCAACCAGCCATCACTGCTGCAGCCGGGGGCGTTCCGTATCCGGATCAGCTGAAACGACAGGTTGAGCGGGATTTTTCGCTTCGTTTTTTTGGTGACCTGCGCCGGTATCTTGTCCAGCAGTCGGGGGGAGATGAGCCGGTGCTCCGCAACCCGGAGCTTTCCGAAACGCTAAGCCGTATCGCTAATGAAGGACCATCAGCACTTCTGGAGGGTGAAATTGCGGATGATATTGTAGACGCCGCCCGTTCGCGCCGGCCCCGCCGCAGCGATATTACCCTGGATGATCTCGCCGGCTACGAACCGAAACAGCGGGAAGTGGTTTGCGGCGCTTATCGGGGTCACGAACTCTGCGGACCGGCTCCGCCATCCTCAGGTGGAATTACCGTACTTCAGATTCTGGGCATTCTCGAGCAGTTTGATATTGCATCGATGGAGCCGAACTCGGCCGAAGTTGCCCACCTGATTGCCGAAGCGAGCCGGCTTGCCTTCGCCGACCGCGCAATCTACATTGGTGATCCCGACTTCACTGATGTGCCGGTGGACGCACTCATTTGTCCGGACTACCTGCGGGAGCGGGCCGCGCTGATCGATCGTGAACTCGCAATGGAGGACCCAAAGCCCGGATCGCCAGAGCTGATGGAACCTGAGCTGGATGATGTCACGCTGCCCGACGAGCAGGAGACAACCGGAACGAGTCACTTTTCGATTGCAGATGGAGACGACAACTGGGTTTCCATGACGACCTCCATCGAGGTACCGTTCGGAAGCCGGATTATGACTAACGGGTTTATTTTAAACAACCAGCTGACTGACTTCACATTTACTTCTGAGATCGACGGACGACCGCTTCCCAACCGTGTTGAGGGCGGTAAGCGTCCGCGAAGTTCGATGTCTCCTTTTTTTGTGATGAGCCCCGATGGCGATCCCAGGCTGGTGATAGGCTCCAGGGGCGGAAGCCGCATCATCGGGTACGTGGTCAAGACGATGGTAGGCGTGATTGACTGGGAGCTCTCAGTGCAGGATGCTATCAATCTGCCCAATGTAGTGCATCGCGGCGACGGACTCGAACTTGAATACGGAACCGACGCCGAATTGGCCGGGCCCGAGCTGAAGCAAATGGGCCACCGGGTGAACATTACTGAAATGGAAAGCGGTGTCCATGGAATTGAATGGGTGCAGGCGCTCAACCAGTGGAGAGGAGGGGCGGATCCGAGAATTCGGGGAATTGCACGCGGTGAATGA
- a CDS encoding acetyl-CoA hydrolase/transferase family protein: MNIVSPDKAVSYIQSRQHIFVHTAAAAPQQLIRALTERHAELRNVQIFHLHTEGEAPYTNSEYRNSFKTHVFFTAKNVRAAMKTGEADYIPIFLSEIPNLFNRGIVKLDAALVQVSPPDKHGYCSLGISVDASRAAIINAETVIAQINPNMPRTHGDGLIHISEIDYAIESNDEIPEHHPAELSEVELKIGRHCANLVEDGATLQMGIGSIPDAVLTSLEDHKNLGVHTEMFSDGLMPLIESGVVNNTEKRIHPGKIVASFAMGTRKLYDFMDDNPLVQMLDCSYVNDTAVIRRNPKVTAINSAIEVDLTGQVCADSIGTYQYSGVGGQMDFIRGASLSEGGKPIIALPSTTGKGESKLVPFLKQGAGVVTTRAHVHYIVTEYGAANLYGQSLRRRARSLIEIAHPKHREELEKAAYERFKEV, translated from the coding sequence ATGAATATTGTATCACCCGATAAGGCCGTAAGTTACATCCAGTCAAGACAGCATATTTTTGTTCATACAGCGGCGGCGGCACCTCAGCAGCTGATCCGGGCGCTGACCGAGCGTCACGCAGAACTCCGGAACGTGCAGATTTTTCACCTTCACACGGAAGGGGAGGCTCCTTACACGAATTCCGAATATCGGAACAGTTTTAAAACGCATGTCTTTTTTACGGCTAAAAATGTCCGCGCGGCGATGAAAACGGGCGAGGCAGATTATATCCCGATATTTTTGAGCGAAATTCCGAACCTGTTCAACCGCGGAATTGTAAAGCTGGATGCCGCACTGGTGCAGGTGAGTCCGCCTGATAAACATGGCTACTGTTCGCTTGGAATTTCGGTGGATGCATCCCGCGCCGCGATCATCAACGCGGAAACCGTGATTGCACAGATCAATCCCAACATGCCGCGTACGCATGGTGACGGACTCATTCACATCAGCGAAATCGACTACGCCATTGAGTCGAATGATGAGATACCGGAACATCATCCTGCGGAGCTGTCGGAAGTGGAGCTGAAGATCGGCCGGCATTGTGCAAACCTGGTGGAAGACGGGGCGACGCTGCAGATGGGAATTGGAAGTATACCCGATGCGGTTCTGACTTCCCTCGAAGATCACAAAAATCTTGGCGTTCACACCGAAATGTTTTCTGACGGATTGATGCCGCTCATCGAATCGGGCGTGGTGAATAACACGGAAAAACGAATTCACCCGGGCAAGATAGTCGCCTCGTTCGCGATGGGTACCCGCAAGCTGTACGATTTTATGGACGATAACCCGCTGGTGCAGATGCTCGACTGTTCCTACGTAAACGATACCGCTGTCATTCGCCGAAACCCAAAAGTGACTGCCATCAACAGTGCGATTGAAGTTGACCTGACCGGCCAGGTTTGCGCTGATTCGATTGGGACCTATCAATACTCCGGCGTGGGCGGGCAGATGGATTTTATCCGCGGAGCGTCACTTTCAGAAGGCGGAAAACCTATTATTGCGCTGCCGTCAACCACTGGAAAAGGGGAGTCTAAACTTGTGCCGTTCCTGAAGCAGGGGGCCGGTGTGGTCACCACCCGCGCGCACGTTCACTACATTGTAACGGAGTACGGCGCAGCCAATCTCTACGGACAAAGCCTGCGCCGCCGCGCCCGCTCCCTGATTGAAATCGCCCATCCCAAACATCGCGAGGAGCTTGAAAAAGCGGCCTATGAGCGGTTTAAGGAGGTGTGA